GTTATTTGTATGTCGCTCAACCGCCCCTTTATCGCCTGCAGAAAGGAAAAAGGGTTGAATATTGCTATACAATTGAAGACAGAGATGAAATTGTTTCTTCAATGGGCAATGAGGGCGTTAATATCCAACGATACAAGGGTTTGGGAGAAATGAATCCAAGCCAATTATGGGAAACAACGATGGATCCCGCCAATCGGGTTATGAAACAAATTATGGTTGAAGACGCCAAAGAAGCGGACAAGATTTTTGATATTCTAATGGGAGATGAAGTCGCGCCCAGAAAGAAATTTATCCAAACCCACGCGAAGAAAGCGAAAAATTTGGATATTTAACAATAGAATTAAAGGTCAGACCTTTAATTTCTTTTTTGGTTGTTTCCTTGACATTTTTGAATGATTAAACTAAGATACGGACAGTAAGTCCCTTGGGGCTTTTTTAATACAATGCAAATTAGCAAGATACCAGCAAAAGTGGCGGAATTTCTCAGTGAAGTTCGCCTTGAATTAAAAAAAGTGACTTGGCCGACGCGTCAGGAAACGATTAAATACACAACGGCTGTGATTGTTTTTAGTTTGGTTTTATCCGCTTTTTTAGGCGGATTGGACTTTTTATTCAGTTGGTTATTAAATAAGTTTGTAATTTAATATGGCAAAACAAATACAACAAGGGAGAAATTGGTATGTTCTCCACACTTACGCTGGCTACGAGGAGGCGGTTGAGAGAAATCTAAAACAGCGGATTGAGTCAATGGGAATGGAAGATAGAATTTTTAATGTTTTGGTTCCTACGGAAAAGAAAATTAAAATTAAAGGTGGTAAGCGGTTTGTTTTTGAAGAAAAAATTTATCCGGGATATGTTTTAGTGGAAATGATTGTTACGGACGCTTCTTGGTATGTTGTTCGCAACACGCCGCGGGTGACGGGTTTTATCGGCGCGGGGACGATTCCGACCCCTATCTCGGAGGATGAAATTAAGTCGCTTCAGAAGAGAATGGGCGTGGAAGAACCGAAGTATAAGATTAATGTCGCGGTTGGCGACGCAGTTAAAATTACCGATGGGCCGTTCAAGGAATTTGACGGAAAAATTTCAGAGATTGACGAGAAAAGAGGAAAGGTCAAAGTTCTTGTTTCAATGTTTGGTCGCGAGACGCCCGTAGAATTGGACTTTTTACAGATTAAAAAATTATAATTATGGCAAAAGCAATAAAAACAATTATTAAACTTCAAATTCCGGCCGGGCAAGCTAATCCGGCGCCTCCGGTTGGACCGGCTTTAGGTCAGCATGGTTTGAATATTCAAGATTTTTGTCTTAAATTCAACGAAGCGACCAAAGAAATGGCGGGCGATATTATTCCTGTTGAAATAACTGTCTATGAAGACAGGACTTATGATTTCAAGTTAAAAACTCCGCCTGCGTCTGATTTGCTCAAAAAGGCGGCTGGAGTCCAAAAGGGTTCGGGAGATCCTCTTAAAACTAAAGTTGGAAAAGTGACTAAAGAGCAAATCCGCGAAATCGCCGAAAAGAAAATGGTTGACCTTAACGCGTATTCCATCGAACAAGCCGAAAAAATTATAGAAGGCACAGCGAGAAGTATGGGAATAGAGGTGAAGTAATGTCTTTGGGGACAGTCCCCGCAACGGGGACTGTCCCCAAATCATTTGTTTTTTAACAATTTAGGAAATAAGGAGGGAAATATAATGGATAAAAGACCGAGTTGGGATGAAATATTTATGTTTCAAGCGATAAGTTGCGCTGTTCGCCACAGTTGCCTTAAAAGACCTATTGGAGCCGTCTTAATTAAAGACAGGCGAATTATTGGAACGGGATATAAT
This genomic stretch from Patescibacteria group bacterium harbors:
- the secE gene encoding preprotein translocase subunit SecE; translated protein: MQISKIPAKVAEFLSEVRLELKKVTWPTRQETIKYTTAVIVFSLVLSAFLGGLDFLFSWLLNKFVI
- the nusG gene encoding transcription termination/antitermination protein NusG; translation: MAKQIQQGRNWYVLHTYAGYEEAVERNLKQRIESMGMEDRIFNVLVPTEKKIKIKGGKRFVFEEKIYPGYVLVEMIVTDASWYVVRNTPRVTGFIGAGTIPTPISEDEIKSLQKRMGVEEPKYKINVAVGDAVKITDGPFKEFDGKISEIDEKRGKVKVLVSMFGRETPVELDFLQIKKL
- the rplK gene encoding 50S ribosomal protein L11, which translates into the protein MAKAIKTIIKLQIPAGQANPAPPVGPALGQHGLNIQDFCLKFNEATKEMAGDIIPVEITVYEDRTYDFKLKTPPASDLLKKAAGVQKGSGDPLKTKVGKVTKEQIREIAEKKMVDLNAYSIEQAEKIIEGTARSMGIEVK